CTTCCCGGATGCCCATCATGTCGCAAATCACCCTCTACCTCGACGACGCCACGCAAGCTCTGGTCGATCAGGCAGCGCACGCGCATGGCATGTCCAAAAGCCGCTGGGTGGCCGAGGCCATCCGCCGCTACGCCGCGCAGGAATGGCCACCCGCCTGCCTGAACCTCGCAGGCAGCTTCCCGGACTTCCCCCTGGTGGGTGACGGCACTGGTGACGCGCAGCCGGAAGACACGCCGCGCTTGGGCTTCTAGCCGCCGGCCATGTTCATCCTCGACAGCAACACCATCAGCTACTACTTCCGCGGTGACCCGCAGGTGGTGCCGCGCCTGCAAGCCATCCGGCCCGCCGACCTCGGCGTGCCCGCCATCGTGGAGTACGAACTGCAATACGGCCTGCTGCGGCTCCCGCCCGAAGCCGCCGCGCCAAGGCTCGCCGCGCTCAAGCAGCTATTGCAGCCAATGCAAATGCTCCCCTTCGACAGCGAATGCGCCGCCGAAGCCGCCCGCATCCGCGCTGAGCTCGAAGCCGCAGGCACCCCAATCGGCCCGCACGACACCCTGATCGCCGCAACAGCAATGCGCTATCAGGGCACGCTGGTCACGCGCAATGTGCGGGAGTTTTCGAGGGTGATGGGGTTGCGGTGGGTGGATTGGAATGAAGTTTCACAACGCTAGCAGCGTCACCAGTAAGTGAACGGCTCTTCGGGCCACTTTGTCGGTAGGTACCTGAAGCGATCCAAAACAAATTGCATTTCAGGTACCGACTTTCCTCGCAAGTGTCGATAACCTGCCTGGACCGCATATTCGAGGCGCCCGCCAGTGAACAAAAATTGCTCTATCGACGTAACGCAAACCTGCATAGATTTTCTGGAAAAGGAAGTACGCGAATCTCCGATACCAGGTGAAAGTGCCGCTGCGAAGCGACTACTTGAGCGCTCGTCAGAGTTGCGCGAAGTCTACGAAGAACTCGGACGCAATCTTCGCAATCGGCCAGACGCGATCAACACGTTTCTAGGTTGCGTAATAAGTACGATGGCAGGTTGGAATCCAGAAGAAAACCTGAACGCGCGCAAAGCACGACAACGGTTGATCGGCATCAACCGTCAAATCGCGAGCGTTGCGG
This is a stretch of genomic DNA from Casimicrobium huifangae. It encodes these proteins:
- a CDS encoding type II toxin-antitoxin system VapC family toxin; protein product: MFILDSNTISYYFRGDPQVVPRLQAIRPADLGVPAIVEYELQYGLLRLPPEAAAPRLAALKQLLQPMQMLPFDSECAAEAARIRAELEAAGTPIGPHDTLIAATAMRYQGTLVTRNVREFSRVMGLRWVDWNEVSQR
- a CDS encoding CopG family transcriptional regulator; the protein is MSQITLYLDDATQALVDQAAHAHGMSKSRWVAEAIRRYAAQEWPPACLNLAGSFPDFPLVGDGTGDAQPEDTPRLGF